The DNA window TCATTAGCATCTCCATCTTGCTCATTAGTGTTGTCATTAACGCCTAAATCTTGTTCAGTAGTGTCTTCATCTTGATCAGCGTTTTCCTCAGTAGAGTCTCCTTCTTGATCAGTAATGTCTTCTTCTTGATCAGTTGTGTCTCCATCTTGATCAGTTGTGTCTCCATCTtgatcagttttttttttttttgaaagttttaCTTTATGTGCCAAAACTGTAGTGGTGCTGCAACTTACTTAAGAAGTTAGGATCCTCTTGTTGAGACTTGAGAAGCTGACATCTACTGTTGTGGTGAAGGATAACTCTACTACTACGAATTCATGCCAAACAAGACTACAGGATttgtattagcttttaggtgttTTACGCAGCAATAAACTTCAATTGTTGGCAACAACACGCGTATAATCATCCCCACTTGACAAAAGGAGTCGTACAGATTTCACAAGGTTACACATTCAATTATATGAACAGCAGAAATCCAAATTAGTATAATATGAGCACTGGCACTTACGTTAGCATATACTATAACAGTTTCCTAAAAGCCCCATTCCTTAGAAAAAGGGGAGAAAACAGATGACCACTGGCATTCACACTCCTGTGTAGCCTTCAAAAACTAAATTTGAGTAGCAAAATCTAAGGAAATATCAGTAATCGATTATACTCAAATGCTTGAAAGATGACTTGtatcaagaaatttaaaacaaactAAGCACCATACAGAGAATGGAAGTCTCAAATTGGTTTATTCCAACCTGAAGTAATACCATATGTAGTGTAATCTCAAAACAGAAATGGAAAACAGAATATCACACAGTTATGAATTATAGCATTTTGTATAAGCAGAATATCAGCATGAGTCGGCTATCAATGTCTGCATTTTCATCAATATTATCTATTCCATCAGCCACTTGATCTATTTCTTCGGCCGTTTCATTGGCGAGCCTCCATCTTGACCAACATTTTGCTCATTACTGCCTCCATGTTCATCAGCAGTTTGCTCATTACCGCCTCCATCTTGACCAACATTTTGCTCATTACAGCCTCCATGTTGATCAGCATTTTGCTCATTAGCGCCTCCATCTTGACCAACAGTTTGCTCATTACCGCCTCCATGTTGATCAACATTTTGCTCATTAGCGCCTCCATCTTGACCAACAGTTTGCTCATTACCGCCTCCATGTTGATCAGAATTTTGCTCACTACCGCCTCCATGTTGATCAGCATTTTTCTCATTACCGCCTCCATCTTGACCAACATTTTGCTCATTACCGCCTCCACGTTGATCAGCATTTTGCTCATTAACGCCTCcatcttgatcaaaattttgcTCATTAACGCCTCCgtcttgatcaaaattttgcTCATTAACGCCTCCgtcttgatcaaaattttgcTCATTAACACCTCCGTCTTGATCAAAATTTGGCTCATTAGCACCCACTTCTGGTTCAGTGGAGTCTCCATATCCCTCAGTTGTGTCTCCATCTTGATAAAAATTTGGCTCATTAGCACCCACGTCTTGTTCAGTAGAATCTCCATATCCCTCAGTTCTGTCTCTATATTTATCATGATTCATTTCATGCAGCCATTTCCTGCCACAAAATACTCATTTGAATTAACACCTTATAGGTCATACCACATATATACATGTGCAGACGTCTCAATCtgcaaattcataattagaaaCTTACAATCTCATATAGAATCCTCCTACTTTATGACTCCTAGATGGTTCGGAGACTGCAATCTGAAGAAATCATAAATTCAGTAATTTTTAAGAGGGGAAAAAAAGAGCAACAAAATCATCTTGTTATTACTAGTATCTTACAACTCTCCACCCGAGCGGGGTTCTACATTTGCCACAGTAAGTCGTGGCTAGGTTCATGCCATTTAATACTGGATTATATTGCTCGTCCTGTGCTACTTCAACATTAAACCTGCATATATGGCTGGCTCATTAGGCAATAAATAAAATCTCAAGATGTTGAAATTGCACGAGACTTACACTTTAGTAAAGAACCTTGAATTCTCTATGTCGTCTCCCTGCAATGTTTACAACACAAGAAAACAAGTTGGTTCTGAGCTTAGTCAAGAAATATAACAGAGTAGTGCTTAATTCATGATACAAATAGAACAATTCAGaagaaattaattgaaaatCATACAGGGTGATCGTAATCCTGGACGAGTGCAATTCGAGCTCCGCAGCCACCGCAGTAGAAGTAAGCAGACATGTTTCACCTATTATAGAAGAGCTGGAAAATTCAATGGAAAGAAGAGACTAACTTCTCACCAGGGAGAAAAGAGTTGGTAGATCAATGAGAAtccaataaaacaaaaaatgggTGAAAATTATAACAGAAAAATCagttcttgattcttgaatactACTAGTTGATAAGAGCTGTGTTTTGAAATCGCTCTGTAATTGAACGAATTTTCCAGTGTGAATTTCAATggttaaaactaaaaacttatCAGAGTATTAATGCGGAATGATAGATTGCCTgacatattatttaattatgattaattaatatatatgtatatgtttattatattaaattttctctCTAGGCATAAGTTCAGTAATAGATCCCAAGGCACAAGTTATGCGTTAGTATTAATTTCTTAAGGCAAAAGAAATTTTCTAGGCCTTAGTTATACCATAAAATTTAATTGGGAAAATCAGGACGTTAAACAAATTTATACTATATAATTAGTCATCATAGATATGGTTTGCTATAACTATCACTCGTGACTAACATTAACTATTAATTACGTGagctgacttcgagtttgtataattagtcacgtttgtataattcgccacATTTATATAATTCGCAACTAACAAtactttgtttgatttgtattttgtatacaatagtttgtatttgtatatgacaatgatttcctttgttttttgggaaaatgcataagtacccccccaacctatgcccgaaatcccagagacacacctaacctttactaaggtcatattacccccccgaacttattttatatgtaatattctacccctttttggcctacgtggcactatcttgtgggcccaacgcATGTTGACAAAATTTTGAAGGATAGTGCCacataggccaaaaaggggtagaatattatagataaattaagttcgggggtaataggaccttagtaaaggttaggtgtgtctctggaatttcgAGTATAGGcaggggggtacttatgcattttcccttgtttttttagttttatcatcatatacattcaatcttttttttttataactttttaaagtttgtataaacgtgtagctttcagatttgtataacataatttgtataactgtttaaagtttatatgtttatgtttgtatcaattcgttATTTCAAGTTTTACCATATTTATATAATTCCAGACTTtgtattactcaattatacaaaaacacgtgaattatacaaacgtacccACGAATCATACAAACGagatgcgaattatacaaatattgccctctctcgctcgcctctctcctccatttcccaatctcgctcgctagatatacaaatacatatgtataccacttacatatatataattattttgacatatatacatatacaattcacctctcccCTCCCTCTTCCAATCTCTCTCGCCACTCTCATCCCTATAACATATAactacgaatcgtaattaacAAACAATAGCTGTAGAGcgtaattaagctatttttgagtgggTATATGCGAAAATTCCCCAATTGAATTTATGTCTTATAAGGTGTAACATGTGCCTCGTAAATTATGCTTACc is part of the Solanum stenotomum isolate F172 chromosome 8, ASM1918654v1, whole genome shotgun sequence genome and encodes:
- the LOC125872347 gene encoding uncharacterized protein LOC125872347, which produces MSAYFYCGGCGARIALVQDYDHPGDDIENSRFFTKVFNVEVAQDEQYNPVLNGMNLATTYCGKCRTPLGWRVIAVSEPSRSHKVGGFYMRLKWLHEMNHDKYRDRTEGYGDSTEQDVGANEPNFYQDGDTTEGYGDSTEPEVGANEPNFDQDGGVNEQNFDQDGGVNEQNFDQDGGVNEQNFDQDGGVNEQNADQRGGGNEQNVGQDGGGNEKNADQHGGGSEQNSDQHGGGNEQTVGQDGGANEQNVDQHGGGNEQTVGQDGGANEQNADQHGGCNEQNVGQDGGGNEQTADEHGGSNEQNVGQDGGSPMKRPKK